From Candidatus Edwardsbacteria bacterium, the proteins below share one genomic window:
- a CDS encoding DUF401 family protein, whose translation MYRGHSLQFLLAFYLHFAHSLQLPGLLISPSHLCLALTREYFKANWGQVYRYLLPASSGIVLLGFLLYYLWR comes from the coding sequence ATCTACCGAGGCCATAGCCTGCAATTCCTTCTTGCATTTTATCTTCACTTTGCCCATTCTCTCCAACTGCCCGGGCTGCTGATCTCCCCCAGCCATCTGTGCCTGGCCCTGACCCGGGAATATTTCAAGGCTAATTGGGGCCAGGTCTACCGCTACCTGCTGCCGGCCTCGAGCGGTATAGTTCTATTGGGATTCCTGTTGTATTATTTGTGGCGATAA